Proteins encoded together in one Antennarius striatus isolate MH-2024 chromosome 13, ASM4005453v1, whole genome shotgun sequence window:
- the fnip1 gene encoding folliculin-interacting protein 1 isoform X1 — MAPTLFHKLFNKRNAFSSPPPRCSKEDPAFSWPIPQLEPSQIRLIVYQDCERRGRNVLFDSSTKKRVTEETSITFSRPRLKKDITLHVKQGSRCSSDVVMLGEMMFGSVAMSYKGSTLKIHQIRSPPQLMLSKVFTAKMGGSVYGSLNTLQDSLEFIGQDNNTLRPDQNTGANSLLGNIGFSQLCSPRRAFSEQGPLRLIKSASFFSGHSHPMDMPGRGLYDERDSGIARSASLSSLLITPLPSPSSSLTSSCASSYQRRWLRSQTTSLENGVFPRWSVEESFNMSDESGGPSLGVARKKKIAIGVIFMLSLHPEENNRFQDFFFSHFPLFESHMNKLKSAIEQAMKMSRRSADASQRALAYSRMVDGLNEFRMTICDLYTMPRVAEPVWLTMMSGASEKNLLCGHFMKEFSSLMEQASKNQFLPALLTAILTNHLAWVPTVMPNGQPPIKIFLEKHSSKSVDMLAKMHPYNPLWAQLGDLYGSIGSPVRLSRTVVVGRRQELVQRLLYVLTYFIRCSELLETHMLDSAEDEAIVMPGSLITTSLRKGEVEESDYVLVTVHKPSGDYLSQEAQDQQAEVEDSSYRSDNSLQSSTYTDTDAEHGAVDTHREEDDEEEEEEEEEEEEEEEDSSESQVSRSSVLQTKHIRGDSPIVRTTDMSEPPELHRELSSPLAAEPRLETVLRVSSASPREQVCVLDAETRTDAKLMLPAVSTSPPPPPVSDSWTEADPDEGLGGQVLRVPTPQPLGISLEKKPPDKSAAAAMPVPVMSGSAAAGPMALDLTGDEEPATKVTFLIGDSMSPESDTESRRRKVEEEIKKHKRNLKDKHLLHQQLLHQQHQQAEPLLRGTDPKTSSAAASEDQSKQSGLQRVSSKMPQWSQNCMDDFDEYFSPENPVETRTIDDVVKHREASRTDSLRKETLDPSGGQQPCGLREGDDGFRGSGLCLHSGDVEVGSSRKGDPLLDAERRCRCDSADSSDNRCRGWSTERDKGLLSVPVLHDGTSGGKEDQKQKGAPLNDWEIPRNESSDSALGDSETEETEDWQEEVLVPFPGSKLVENYSKPNIANFGRSLFGGYCPTYVPDFVLHGMPSDEKLRQSLMSELTHAVQHPVLDEPIAEAVCIVADTDKWTVQVASSQRRATDLSKLGKEVLVSSLVSSLLQSTHQLYKLNLSPNFCIMHLEDRLQEIYFKSKMLAAYLKGQTRVHVKELGMVLGIESSDLPLLAAVASTHSPYVAQILL; from the exons ggtTCGAGGTGCTCTTCGGATGTGGTAATGCTGGGAGAAATGATGTTCGGTTCAGTGGCGATGAGCTACAAAGGTTCCACACTAAAAATCCACCAGATCAG ATCACCGCCTCAGCTGATGCTGAGTAAGGTCTTCACCGCCAAAATGGGAGGCAGTGTGTATGGCAGCCTCAACAC gttaCAGGACAGCCTGGAGTTCATTGGACAGGACAACAACACCCTGAGGCCAGATCAAAACACCGGGGCCAACAGTCTTCTAGGGAACATCG GATTTTCTCAGCTCTGCAGCCCTCGAAGGGCCTTCTCTGAACAGGGCCCTCTGCGCCTCATCAAGAGCGCCTCTTTCTTTTCAG GCCACAGCCACCCCATGGACATGCCAGGCCGGGGGCTTTATGACGAAAGGGACAGCGGCATTGCCAGATCAG CTTCTCTGAGCAGCCTGTTGATCACTCCCTTACCGTCTCCCAGCTCCTCCCTGACCAGCAGCTGTGCATCCAGCTACCAACGTCGATGGCTGCGCAGTCAGACCACCAGCCTGGAAAACGGCGTCTTCCCCCGATG GTCGGTGGAGGAGAGCTTCAACATGTCGGATGAAAGCGGTGGGCCGAGCCTGGGTGTGGCTCGGAAGAAGAAGATTGCCATCGGAGTCATCTTCATGTTGTCTCTCCACCCCGAGGAGAACAATCGCTTCCaggatttctttttctcccaCTTCCCTCTCTTTGAAAGCCACATGAACAAACTGAAGAGCGCTATCGAACAG GCCATGAAGATGAGTCGGCGGTCAGCTGATGCCAGCCAGAGGGCGTTGGCTTACAGTCGGATGGTGGATGGACTCAACGAGTTCAG GATGACCATCTGCGACCTCTACACCATGCCCCGCGTGGCTGAGCCCGTCTGGTTGACCATGATGTCCGGAGCGTCGGAGAAGAACCTGCTCTGCGGTCACTTCATGAAGGAGTTCTCTTCGCTGATGGAGCAGGCCTCCAAGAACCA ATTCCTCCCTGCGTTACTGACGGCCATCTTGACCAATCATCTGGCTTGGGTGCCCACCGTCATGCCCAATGGGCAGCCTCCCATCAAGATCTTCCTGGAGAAACACTCCTCCAAGAGTGTTGACATGCTGGCGAAGATGCATCCTTACAACCCCCTCTGGGCACAGCTAG GAGACCTCTACGGGTCTATCGGGTCGCCGGTGCGACTGTCCAGGACGGTGGTGGTGGGACGCAGACAGGAGCTGGTCCAGAGACTCCTCTACGTCCTCACTTATTTCATCCGCTGCTCCGAGCTGTTGGAGACCCACATGCTGGACAGCGCTGAGGATGAAGCCATTGTGATGCCGGGCTCCCTCATCACTACCTCCCTGAGGaaaggagaggtggaggagtcGGACTATGTCCTGGTGACGGTCCACAAACCCAGCGGGGACTACTTATCCCAAGAAGCTCAGGACCAACAGGCGGAGGTGGAGGACAGTAGCTACCGGTCAGATAACAGCCTCCAGAGCAGCACCTACACGGACACGGATGCCGAGCATGGCGCCGTTGACACGCACAGGGAGGAAgacgacgaggaggaggaggaagaggaagaggaggaggaggaggaggaggaggacagcagTGAGAGTCAGGTATCCAGGAGCAGCGTGCTCCAGACCAAACACATTCGGGGCGACAGTCCCATCGTCAGGACGACAGACATGTCAGAACCCCCCGAGCTGCACAGGGAGTTGAGCAGCCCACTGGCGGCGGAGCCCCGACTGGAAACGGTGCTGCGCGTCTCCTCGGCCTCCCCCAGGGAGCAGGTCTGTGTGCTGGACGCAGAGACCAGGACCGACGCGAAGCTTATGCTTCCAGCTGTGTCCACGAGTCCACCCCCACCTCCTGTGAGCGACTCCTGGACAGAAGCTGACCCGGATGAGGGCTTGGGGGGCCAGGTGCTCAGAGTGCCGACGCCACAGCCGTTGGGGATCAGTCTGGAGAAGAAGCCCCCTGATAAGAGCGCAGCCGCTGCGATGCCAGTACCGGTGATGTCGGGCAGCGCCGCCGCGGGGCCCATGGCTCTGGATTTAACAGGAGACGAGGAGCCGGCTACAAAAGTCACTTTCCTCATCGGAGACTCCATGTCGCCGGAGTCGGACACGGAGAGCCGCAGAcggaaggtggaggaggaaatCAAAAAGCACAAGAGAAACCTGAAGGACAAACATCTGCTtcaccagcagctgctgcatcagCAACACCAGCAGGCGGAGCCGCTGCTCCGAGGGACGGATCCCAAAACCAGCAGCGCCGCCGCATCAGAGGACCAAAGCAAGCAGAGCGGCCTGCAGCGGGTCTCCAGCAAGATGCCGCAGTGGAGCCAGAACTGCATGGACGACTTCGACGAGTATTTCAGTCCAGAAAACCCCGTGGAGACGCGGACGATAGACGATGTGGTTAAACACCGGGAGGCCAGCAGAACAGACAGTTTACGCAAAGAAACGCTGGACCCCTCGGGGGGCcaacagccctgtggactcaGGGAGGGAGACGACGGCTTTCGGGGTTCGGGTCTGTGTTTACATTCAGGCGATGTAGAGGTGGGATCCAGCAGGAAAGGGGACCCCCTGCTAGACGCCGAGAGGAGATGCAGGTGCGACTCCGCCGATTCGTCCGACAACCGCTGCAGGGGCTGGTCCACTGAGCGGGACAAGGGGCTCCTGTCGGTCCCCGTCCTCCATGATGGGACCAGCGGGGGCAAAGAGGACCAAAAGCAGAAAGGAGCGCCCCTCAACGACTGGGAGATCCCCCGAAACGAGAGCTCAGACAGCGCGTTGGGGGACAGCGAGACGGAGGAGACGGAGGACTGGCAGGAAGAGGTCCTGGTCCCCTTCCCTGG GTCAAAGTTAGTGGAGAACTACTCGAAACCAAACATCGCCAACTTCGGTCGGTCTCTGTTTGGGGGCTACTGCCCCACCTACGTGCCAGACTTTGTTCTTCACGGGATGCCGAGCGACGAGAAGCTGCGGCAGAGTCTCATGTCTGAGCTGACTCACGCCGTCCAG CATCCCGTTCTGGACGAGCCCATCGCCGAGGCCGTCTGCATCGTAGCGGACACGGACAAGTGGACGGTGCAGGTGGCCAGCAGCCAGAGACGAGCCACCGACCTCAGCAAGCTGGGGAAGGAGGTCCTGGTGTCCAGCCTGGTGTCCAGCTTGCTGCAGTCCACCCACCAGCTCTACAAACTCAACCTCTCCCCCAACTTC TGTATCATGCACCTTGAGGACCGCCTGCAGGAGATCTACTTCAAGAGCAAGATGCTTGCTGCGTATCTGAAGGGCCAGACAAGAGTCCACGTGAAAGAGCTGGGGATGGTCCTGGG CATCGAGTCCAGTGACCTCCCCCTGCTGGCGGCGGTGGCCAGCACTCACTCCCCCTACGTGGCTCAGATCCTCCTATGA
- the fnip1 gene encoding folliculin-interacting protein 1 isoform X3: MIPSWPIPQLEPSQIRLIVYQDCERRGRNVLFDSSTKKRVTEETSITFSRPRLKKDITLHVKQGSRCSSDVVMLGEMMFGSVAMSYKGSTLKIHQIRSPPQLMLSKVFTAKMGGSVYGSLNTLQDSLEFIGQDNNTLRPDQNTGANSLLGNIGFSQLCSPRRAFSEQGPLRLIKSASFFSGHSHPMDMPGRGLYDERDSGIARSASLSSLLITPLPSPSSSLTSSCASSYQRRWLRSQTTSLENGVFPRWSVEESFNMSDESGGPSLGVARKKKIAIGVIFMLSLHPEENNRFQDFFFSHFPLFESHMNKLKSAIEQAMKMSRRSADASQRALAYSRMVDGLNEFRMTICDLYTMPRVAEPVWLTMMSGASEKNLLCGHFMKEFSSLMEQASKNQFLPALLTAILTNHLAWVPTVMPNGQPPIKIFLEKHSSKSVDMLAKMHPYNPLWAQLGDLYGSIGSPVRLSRTVVVGRRQELVQRLLYVLTYFIRCSELLETHMLDSAEDEAIVMPGSLITTSLRKGEVEESDYVLVTVHKPSGDYLSQEAQDQQAEVEDSSYRSDNSLQSSTYTDTDAEHGAVDTHREEDDEEEEEEEEEEEEEEEDSSESQVSRSSVLQTKHIRGDSPIVRTTDMSEPPELHRELSSPLAAEPRLETVLRVSSASPREQVCVLDAETRTDAKLMLPAVSTSPPPPPVSDSWTEADPDEGLGGQVLRVPTPQPLGISLEKKPPDKSAAAAMPVPVMSGSAAAGPMALDLTGDEEPATKVTFLIGDSMSPESDTESRRRKVEEEIKKHKRNLKDKHLLHQQLLHQQHQQAEPLLRGTDPKTSSAAASEDQSKQSGLQRVSSKMPQWSQNCMDDFDEYFSPENPVETRTIDDVVKHREASRTDSLRKETLDPSGGQQPCGLREGDDGFRGSGLCLHSGDVEVGSSRKGDPLLDAERRCRCDSADSSDNRCRGWSTERDKGLLSVPVLHDGTSGGKEDQKQKGAPLNDWEIPRNESSDSALGDSETEETEDWQEEVLVPFPGSKLVENYSKPNIANFGRSLFGGYCPTYVPDFVLHGMPSDEKLRQSLMSELTHAVQHPVLDEPIAEAVCIVADTDKWTVQVASSQRRATDLSKLGKEVLVSSLVSSLLQSTHQLYKLNLSPNFCIMHLEDRLQEIYFKSKMLAAYLKGQTRVHVKELGMVLGIESSDLPLLAAVASTHSPYVAQILL; the protein is encoded by the exons ggtTCGAGGTGCTCTTCGGATGTGGTAATGCTGGGAGAAATGATGTTCGGTTCAGTGGCGATGAGCTACAAAGGTTCCACACTAAAAATCCACCAGATCAG ATCACCGCCTCAGCTGATGCTGAGTAAGGTCTTCACCGCCAAAATGGGAGGCAGTGTGTATGGCAGCCTCAACAC gttaCAGGACAGCCTGGAGTTCATTGGACAGGACAACAACACCCTGAGGCCAGATCAAAACACCGGGGCCAACAGTCTTCTAGGGAACATCG GATTTTCTCAGCTCTGCAGCCCTCGAAGGGCCTTCTCTGAACAGGGCCCTCTGCGCCTCATCAAGAGCGCCTCTTTCTTTTCAG GCCACAGCCACCCCATGGACATGCCAGGCCGGGGGCTTTATGACGAAAGGGACAGCGGCATTGCCAGATCAG CTTCTCTGAGCAGCCTGTTGATCACTCCCTTACCGTCTCCCAGCTCCTCCCTGACCAGCAGCTGTGCATCCAGCTACCAACGTCGATGGCTGCGCAGTCAGACCACCAGCCTGGAAAACGGCGTCTTCCCCCGATG GTCGGTGGAGGAGAGCTTCAACATGTCGGATGAAAGCGGTGGGCCGAGCCTGGGTGTGGCTCGGAAGAAGAAGATTGCCATCGGAGTCATCTTCATGTTGTCTCTCCACCCCGAGGAGAACAATCGCTTCCaggatttctttttctcccaCTTCCCTCTCTTTGAAAGCCACATGAACAAACTGAAGAGCGCTATCGAACAG GCCATGAAGATGAGTCGGCGGTCAGCTGATGCCAGCCAGAGGGCGTTGGCTTACAGTCGGATGGTGGATGGACTCAACGAGTTCAG GATGACCATCTGCGACCTCTACACCATGCCCCGCGTGGCTGAGCCCGTCTGGTTGACCATGATGTCCGGAGCGTCGGAGAAGAACCTGCTCTGCGGTCACTTCATGAAGGAGTTCTCTTCGCTGATGGAGCAGGCCTCCAAGAACCA ATTCCTCCCTGCGTTACTGACGGCCATCTTGACCAATCATCTGGCTTGGGTGCCCACCGTCATGCCCAATGGGCAGCCTCCCATCAAGATCTTCCTGGAGAAACACTCCTCCAAGAGTGTTGACATGCTGGCGAAGATGCATCCTTACAACCCCCTCTGGGCACAGCTAG GAGACCTCTACGGGTCTATCGGGTCGCCGGTGCGACTGTCCAGGACGGTGGTGGTGGGACGCAGACAGGAGCTGGTCCAGAGACTCCTCTACGTCCTCACTTATTTCATCCGCTGCTCCGAGCTGTTGGAGACCCACATGCTGGACAGCGCTGAGGATGAAGCCATTGTGATGCCGGGCTCCCTCATCACTACCTCCCTGAGGaaaggagaggtggaggagtcGGACTATGTCCTGGTGACGGTCCACAAACCCAGCGGGGACTACTTATCCCAAGAAGCTCAGGACCAACAGGCGGAGGTGGAGGACAGTAGCTACCGGTCAGATAACAGCCTCCAGAGCAGCACCTACACGGACACGGATGCCGAGCATGGCGCCGTTGACACGCACAGGGAGGAAgacgacgaggaggaggaggaagaggaagaggaggaggaggaggaggaggaggacagcagTGAGAGTCAGGTATCCAGGAGCAGCGTGCTCCAGACCAAACACATTCGGGGCGACAGTCCCATCGTCAGGACGACAGACATGTCAGAACCCCCCGAGCTGCACAGGGAGTTGAGCAGCCCACTGGCGGCGGAGCCCCGACTGGAAACGGTGCTGCGCGTCTCCTCGGCCTCCCCCAGGGAGCAGGTCTGTGTGCTGGACGCAGAGACCAGGACCGACGCGAAGCTTATGCTTCCAGCTGTGTCCACGAGTCCACCCCCACCTCCTGTGAGCGACTCCTGGACAGAAGCTGACCCGGATGAGGGCTTGGGGGGCCAGGTGCTCAGAGTGCCGACGCCACAGCCGTTGGGGATCAGTCTGGAGAAGAAGCCCCCTGATAAGAGCGCAGCCGCTGCGATGCCAGTACCGGTGATGTCGGGCAGCGCCGCCGCGGGGCCCATGGCTCTGGATTTAACAGGAGACGAGGAGCCGGCTACAAAAGTCACTTTCCTCATCGGAGACTCCATGTCGCCGGAGTCGGACACGGAGAGCCGCAGAcggaaggtggaggaggaaatCAAAAAGCACAAGAGAAACCTGAAGGACAAACATCTGCTtcaccagcagctgctgcatcagCAACACCAGCAGGCGGAGCCGCTGCTCCGAGGGACGGATCCCAAAACCAGCAGCGCCGCCGCATCAGAGGACCAAAGCAAGCAGAGCGGCCTGCAGCGGGTCTCCAGCAAGATGCCGCAGTGGAGCCAGAACTGCATGGACGACTTCGACGAGTATTTCAGTCCAGAAAACCCCGTGGAGACGCGGACGATAGACGATGTGGTTAAACACCGGGAGGCCAGCAGAACAGACAGTTTACGCAAAGAAACGCTGGACCCCTCGGGGGGCcaacagccctgtggactcaGGGAGGGAGACGACGGCTTTCGGGGTTCGGGTCTGTGTTTACATTCAGGCGATGTAGAGGTGGGATCCAGCAGGAAAGGGGACCCCCTGCTAGACGCCGAGAGGAGATGCAGGTGCGACTCCGCCGATTCGTCCGACAACCGCTGCAGGGGCTGGTCCACTGAGCGGGACAAGGGGCTCCTGTCGGTCCCCGTCCTCCATGATGGGACCAGCGGGGGCAAAGAGGACCAAAAGCAGAAAGGAGCGCCCCTCAACGACTGGGAGATCCCCCGAAACGAGAGCTCAGACAGCGCGTTGGGGGACAGCGAGACGGAGGAGACGGAGGACTGGCAGGAAGAGGTCCTGGTCCCCTTCCCTGG GTCAAAGTTAGTGGAGAACTACTCGAAACCAAACATCGCCAACTTCGGTCGGTCTCTGTTTGGGGGCTACTGCCCCACCTACGTGCCAGACTTTGTTCTTCACGGGATGCCGAGCGACGAGAAGCTGCGGCAGAGTCTCATGTCTGAGCTGACTCACGCCGTCCAG CATCCCGTTCTGGACGAGCCCATCGCCGAGGCCGTCTGCATCGTAGCGGACACGGACAAGTGGACGGTGCAGGTGGCCAGCAGCCAGAGACGAGCCACCGACCTCAGCAAGCTGGGGAAGGAGGTCCTGGTGTCCAGCCTGGTGTCCAGCTTGCTGCAGTCCACCCACCAGCTCTACAAACTCAACCTCTCCCCCAACTTC TGTATCATGCACCTTGAGGACCGCCTGCAGGAGATCTACTTCAAGAGCAAGATGCTTGCTGCGTATCTGAAGGGCCAGACAAGAGTCCACGTGAAAGAGCTGGGGATGGTCCTGGG CATCGAGTCCAGTGACCTCCCCCTGCTGGCGGCGGTGGCCAGCACTCACTCCCCCTACGTGGCTCAGATCCTCCTATGA